CGAGCACCATGTCCAGATTCTTGGTGTATAATGATCCATACAATACGATTGACTAATGAATTATAAGTTCCAGTTGTTTAATGacattatttgattatttaatttattacgcaGAATTCAATCAATTTCCACATTTTAACTATAGTACTATTTCTGTCACATGTACCTACGAAATGTTTACCTTACCATTGGAATAAGTACACTTGTCATGCTAGTCAccattataattacaataatcaATCCATGTTTTTGGTGTGGATCTAGGCCCAAAAATCTTAAATACTTCTTGATCGTGTTATAATAAGGAATGTCATATATATTAGGATACTGTTCCCCGGTATTCtgaaatactaaatatttcgaaaattgaataaaattatttgagtGATTTATATTTGAgtaaaattatcgatataGAATGTTTACAGAAATATAATTCAGATATTGTTAATACTATTAGAAAACGAAACGATAGATATTTTGATCacagtataatataaatatattgcgTCTCTTCATCTTACCGTCCATGTTTCCAAATTTCAAAACAACAACTtgtaaagaaacgaaacgcaCGGAACCACAAACTCAATAAAACTGTCATGCCGTGCCGAATGCATGAAGCGATTCTTTATAGATCCTAAGTATCAAGTGGTAGTAAATTGATTCGGTAAAGTGTAAAGAAACTTAATGAcagaattttcatattatttcatttattgtatCGAGGCAAAACTGTTTGATTGCTGGTGTTATTGTATTAGCAGTTTATACGGTagttacatatgtacatacctATAAGAAAATGACGTAATCGTTCTTTTAAGGGACAGCCAATTTCAGTTAGGATTCACATCATAAAATATCGATCATCTCTTTCTAAAACTGTCGCTTGTTGCACGATTCGATGAAAGACAAAAAATTGGTCCCCTATTATTGAAGAACATAGATACCTCAAAGATAAATGTTGAGATATAGACAGAGGAGAGATTACGAATATGAGATAGGGTAGAAATATgagaaaacaaaattgtattctGTACATAGTACTTACAGTTACAGTTACAGTACAGTTCTGACAGTTTTGATAATGTCGATCGATATGAATTTTGTACATCACGCGTTATGAGGACCTGAACACTTTCTCCTAGCAACCATTGCCGATAGTTGtcgttcttttatttaatgtaCATTTAACGTTCCAGCCGCAGTAGGAAGTGTCTTCCCGTACTTATTGAAGTGAAATTTACGTTGGTTTATTATGTGATTTTGAAAAAACAAGAAAGGGAAGTTATACTGCGATAATCAAGATCTAGTAAATCAATGAAGATGTGAAGTGTTTATGATTTTGATTACGACATAATAAGAAAAACTGAAATAACGAAATGGTAGAAATATGAGAAATACTATATTGCTAGTTGTATATAGTTGGCCTATATGTGCGCTAAAATTAATGAAGATATTACTGTTGAGAATTTATGTATCTTGCACACAATTAGCAAAGAACCTGCACTCTCTAGTAAAGAAAAATCAGCAAGAACGTAAATTGTAGTAGATGAATTGATTTAAATTCCACTCCACAAATTGAGAGGCCCAACCAGAATTATTCACggcaagaataaaattttccaaagattTTAGAAGGGTATTGTATATTCAGTGTCTATCGTGTCGATCAACTTATTTCTCTCAAAAGTAACACTGTTTTACGTTACTatcgtaatttttaatagtCTGATTTTACCTACATTTGGAAAAAGTTCAAAATGAAATGTTGATTGCGGATCTTAAGAGAGGATTGCTGTAcacataattgaaattatttaattccttAAGAAAGTACTGCgaatttattttgttgttttaGATATTATAGTCAATTAAAGGTTCTTCTACGAACAAGAAAGTCAAGGTTATAATGTTACTTACAAGGTATGcgtatttctgaaattttgtttcctACCGTGTTATAGTTGAACAATGGAAAATCTTGTTACAcacaatacaaaatataaactttttctgagataatatacaaaaaattcaGTGGAATAGgatattattaatcatttcaGTAAAGTTCACAGATACAGGGAtcgattaaaaacaaaaacaatatatgaaaaatgttgTTTAATAATGTTATTTGCATTTTCGACAAAATCATTTCATTCGGTAGGTATATAATCATGTTACTTATTGTGCAAGATGCACATATCATAATTGTAACTAAAATTATGGTCGCTTTATTCTACTCCTTATTTTATAACACGAAGATGAAACTGACTGTGAACATATAAtagaagaataatatatatatatatagaggaAGAAATCTAGTAAGTGCTAATAgtagttaattattaatttagacatgtaattttatttgcatattcGATAGGGTGATTTAAAtagtacaaaattaataatatatgtgggttatttttactattatcTGCATTCTTGCTTAGTCCAAATTCAATGTCAGAACATAATGACTATGCTACCATATTTCCCACAGCTGACGTGGAAGCATTATTTTGCCGACGTTATCATTGTGAATGACTACATGCACGTTTTAACGGtcctaaaatttaaaataatcggAGTGTagataatatacaattacggaaTACACATACAAGTACATATAAATAACTATGTCAGCtttatagaaatacataatattctgaagTGTTTCATATTCATTTCCTACAACCCATCTGCTGTTGAGACACATGGCTTCTTCCTCCTTATTTGCGTCATGCAAAagattttttgaatttttaccgATATGTTATACCATGTGGAATTGTACCTATTTCAATTCGGTCAAACGTTTCATTTCAGATTAGTATGATAACTTGCATATGATTGTCACACTAAATACGACACTAAACACGTACTATTGTTTCATTAAGTCATCGTAATAGTCTGGAAGCACTGTTCAGGTAAACTGAGCACAGACAAACGGAACTGATTGGCTCCACAAAATACAGCACCTTTAAGAGCATCTATTGGTGTATCAAGATTGACGACTGTCTGAAACATAAGGGTCTTGATTAAAGTTGATATTACTATAAttcatgtacatatgtatgctGGTATCCTGCGAtaagtaattttattgaaCTGGGTTAGCGTTGTTATGAGCTAAACATTGTCAAAAATGGTGAAAATCGTAGTTTTTCATAACTTTCGGCCTATAACTGTAATCAATCTAAACATTGTTACATCTTTCGATGCCTATGACTTGTTTCTATATGAATCGGTTTCGCTGAATTTTGTAGCATGTACATAATTGTCATAAATCTACAAGACGTATTCTTTAAGTTTTCATTACAGGTTCAAAtcaaaaaattacatttacaagTACGGAACATTGAAGTAAATTATAACTAAGTATAAAGTGACCTTTGCTATTTTTTCGAAACTTTCTCACACATCATCCAGTAAACTACTGTCTCTATCGTCTTAAAACAAAAACTCAAGTTGCTTGGTCCAACTTTTAAAAAGTTAGTCAATTTCGTGAATAACTTTATACACTAATCTTATTTCCATACAATTGGGACATTTCATTGCCTTGCAGGACTATTTTTTCTAGAACGgataattcattatttaattacaactaCTGCCACTCTTTCGACACGAAATCGAACATCTTGTTAAactacaatatataaaatagcatGTCTTTTTAACATTTCGTTGTTGCCTGAAATCTTCTTTGTATGATAAATAATTGACGTACGTCCTTTCTATACTTatgtatatttgataatttaacGAATACTGGGCATACAAGCAGCTACATTCAGTAGACATTCAAGCACGGCGTCCACATTGAGCGTACAGATTCCCGCATATAGTTGTAATAACTAACGATTCGTATTCCGATTTTTTATCAATCTTAcctgattatttaatttattacgtgTAATTCACTCTACAGTTTCTTCATTTTATCTGTAacatctttttaaaaaatattcttctcctTACAGATGGCAGGAGTATGCTTGTGTATTAATCACCACGACAATTGCGCTAGTATTTCCGGAATTCTTGCTTTTGACACAATAGTAGTGTCACTAATTGTAAGTACTTCATGAGTACTTCATGGTACTAGATTTCGAAAATATCACGATACCGTTTTACGTTTCCCTgaaatactaaatataatacatttgcgagccattttaaatattgtaatcgCGATGTAAATATTATCTCGTTGTAGCTTTGCCTTATTGTCCATGAGACCAGGTTTTTAGAATAGCGCCATGGTAGTTAATGAAACCATATGCAAGCGTAACACTGTATGTAACTATTTAATGGTCGTAAAGTATATAAATGTACCTATTTATTTCCAGAACTGGCGGACAGTATCTGGTAAACAGTTGTACTAAATACTCGGCATTACATGAAGTATGAAATTGCAATCATTAAATATGGCTGCGAATCATTTTGTTTACTGGACaggtatgtattatttttaaagcagGTTCAAAGTACGGTAAAAACCGTATAGTAGGTAAAAATAACACGAACGCCATTGTCGTGCCACCTGTCGATTTCCTTGAAAGATCAAGATCTGTAGTTGttctgaaatattaattacgcaTTGCACTGCTTACGCGTTCGctgataaatatgtaattgcTCACTGAAGTCGTTCGAATTTCTACCAGAGCCATTATGTTTTCGTTTGCAGTGTTTTCCGATATAACTGTGCAAAGATGTTTTTTATGTgatgcaaaaaataaaaaaacaattattaCGTGCTTGATTAATTGAGTACTTGTATCATATCTGTTTACCTTCATGACGTTAATAAACGATACACACATTGTATCTGgcgatatttagaaatatccAGCATTGTAATTTTTGGGAAGGTTTACAGTATCACTTGCGAATTAAAGTATATGTACTAATCATCGTGATTTATTAACACTACTTGTACGTTCGATATAATGACAAAGTATTATGTCAGTTTTTGTACCATCTTCGTGCTTACTCAGTCCAAGTATAAAATGCAACGGATATAGAGGTAACGGCGAACTTCATCCTTTCAATGACATTATCATCGTAATGTACGACATGCAGGTTTTGAAGGTCTTACAATGAAAAGGATTGTAAATAACGGTTGATATAATACAACAATTACAATCTACTTATGCTGTGTTACATACAGTTCCAAAGTTCTCAATATTCATTTGGTACAATCCACACGCAGTTAATGTACATGGCCGTCTAGTTCTTATTTGCATCATGTAGAGCATTCTTTGAACTTTTACTGGTGCTCCATACCATGTAGAATTGTATCTGTTTCGATGTCAGTAAAACATTACTTTCTATGATTAATAACATTACAGTAGAATCTTGATTATCCGATCTAACCATGGTATGCGCTGTCCGGTTAATCGAATTGCTCTGTTTGAACATAAGAAATCAGTTCCTACTCTTACTTTTCAGTCTTTCATATATAGGACCATCcacaaattttcattaatctGTGATCTGATATTCGAGATTCTACCGCACTTACGTTTtgaaaacaaacaaacaaacaccTACAGTTGTTTCGTTAGCTCGGTGCAATGATCTATAAGTATTTGTCCGGGTAAACTGAGCATAAACAAATGAAACTGATTAGCACCGCATAGCACAGCGCTTCTAATTGATTCTCCCGGTCTATCTAAGTTAATTACTGTCtgcaaatataaaacaattgatTAGGTTAATGATTTTTAAAGTTTTGGTAGGTTTTCACTGTATGAATATCTTTACTTGAACAGCTGTTGTGGTTATACCAATCATATTTAGTCCAATTTGAATCATATAGCTAAGTCGATTGTTTTCATCTAATATATCATAAAAGCTAAAAATGCAATGACCAAAAATGATTAATGCCATTCAATAACAATTTGGAAGTTTATTATCccttatcattatttattaaataccaaCTGTATGGCTTTATTGTGCATGATCACGCAATTTTTGACCTGTTTGTATGTGTAACGTTCCGACATAGCTTCATTAGTGAATGAATTTAGGTGCTTTGTATTTTTCTGGATTTGGTGCCTGGATATGTAAcgagaattaaaagaaattatcataATGTCTATTGATATATACAGTGGCTGACAAAAGTATATATGTTGTTTCATGTATACATCTACAACATATGTTTTATGAaatgttttgaaattttattaatactaatGCAACACATCTGTCATTATTGTATtagtaaattttcaaaccactctaaaattgtatatcaatatatataaacgTATATAAATGGATATAAAAGCTATAAAACATTTAGTAACAAAGAAGTAAAAGATTAGTATTTGGATGTTCAAGTACTTTCGTGACCCactgtaataaatatctcCACAATCTGATCatctgtaattttataattatgttgCAAcgtattaacaatttttaagcggtaatatatatacataattatatgtaatataattgtatCGATTAAATCATATTCACCCACATACTATAAATAGTCCACTATTGTGGTGAACTATAAGCATCAATAAAGAATCTACGGTAACTATGATTATCGAAACTACTACTGACGTCCAAGATAACTGTAAATACACGTAGAAAAAATAGTTATCGCTGTCAAAAAACACGTAATTAACATTAAGTAGTTGTTGTCGTGGTCGAGTTTCGTTTAGTGGAAGAACGATATCCAACATAGGAGGAAGCAGTGGAACAAGTAAAAAAAGTAccatacatattaataaagtaTCTGAAAAGATTAGAATTGATCATTTATGTATGAATATAAAGTAGTACGAAACCGTTTTTACGTGTACTAGAAGTAagccaattaaaaaattaagacATGATAACTTACTTCGATAcaattttgccattttgctgcCTCGTATGGTGACTTCTTCCAGAATGTACAAATCTTGGCTTAATTTCAGCTGCTGCCATTCTTTCGTTATAGAAtcgaacaattttctaaactAGAACATAACACATATTGTCATAGCTTTATAACATGCTTTCTTCCGAAAAGATTGTTCAATAGTAATAAATTTGCGTACATTATCTCTGTTGAGATGaacattcaatattttaacgatactGGTCAAAAGTGCACCTAAATGTGGCAAACACTCGAGCACCATGTCCAGATTCTTGGTGTATAATGATCCGTACAATACGATTGACTAATGAATTATAAGTTTCAGTTGCTTAATGACATTATTTgactatttaatttattacgcaGAATTCAATCAATTACCACATTTTAACTATAGTACTATTTCTATAACTTGTATCCCTGATATGTTTACTTTACCATTGGAATAAGTCCGCTTGTCATACTAATCACCATTATAATTACAATGATCAATCCATGTTTTTGGTGTGGATCTAGGCCCAAAAATCTTAAATACTTCTTGATCGTGTTATAATAAGGAATGTCATATATATTAGGATACTGTTCCCCGGTATTCtgaaatactaaatatttcgaaaattgaataaaattatttgagtGATTTATATTTGAgtaaaattatcgatataGAATGTTTACAGAAATATAATTCAGATATTGTTAATACTATTAGAAAACGAAACGATAGATATTTTGATCacagtataatataaatatattgcgTCTCTTCATCTTACCGTCCATGTTTCCAAATTTCAAAACAACAACTtgtaaagaaacgaaacgcaCGGAACCACAAACTCAATAAAACTGTCATGCCGTGCCGAATGCATGAAGCGATTCTTTATAGATCCTAAGTATCAAGTGGTAGTAAATTGATTCGGTAAAGTGTAAAGAAACTTAATGAcagtattttcatattatttcatttattgtatCGAGGCAAAACTGTTTGATTGCTGGTGTTATTGTATTAGCAGTTTATACGGTagttacatatgtacatacctATAAGAAAATGACGTAATCGTTCTTTTAAGGGACAGCCAATTTCAGTTAGGATTCACATCATAAAATATCGATCATCTCTTTCTAAAACTGTCGCTTGTTGCACGATTCGATGAAAGACAAAAAATTGGTCCCCTATTATTGAAGAAC
This DNA window, taken from Bombus fervidus isolate BK054 chromosome 14, iyBomFerv1, whole genome shotgun sequence, encodes the following:
- the LOC139994367 gene encoding uncharacterized protein; the encoded protein is MDVFQNTGEQYPNIYDIPYYNTIKKYLRFLGLDPHQKHGLIIVIIMVISMTSGLIPMSIVLYGSLYTKNLDMVLECLPHLGALLTSIVKILNVHLNRDNFRKLFDSITKEWQQLKLSQDLYILEEVTIRGSKMAKLYRNTLLICMVLFLLVPLLPPMLDIVLPLNETRPRQQLLNVNYVFFDSDNYFFYVYLQLSWTSVVVSIIIVTVDSLLMLIVHHNSGLFIVCGHQIQKNTKHLNSFTNEAMSERYTYKQVKNCVIMHNKAIHFYDILDENNRLSYMIQIGLNMIGITTTAVQTVINLDRPGESIRSAVLCGANQFHLFMLSLPGQILIDHCTELTKQLYNSTWYGAPVKVQRMLYMMQIRTRRPCTLTACGLYQMNIENFGTTFKTCMSYITMIMSLKG